Proteins from a single region of Eretmochelys imbricata isolate rEreImb1 chromosome 20, rEreImb1.hap1, whole genome shotgun sequence:
- the HACL2 gene encoding 2-hydroxyacyl-CoA lyase 2 isoform X1, whose product MDPAAVSPSSSCSSAWLLVLLGALGTALLGAAHKLGLIYQLWHKTEPKSTRHGGELVAEVLKAHGVRYLFTLVGGHISPILVASEKLGIRVVDTRHEATAVFAADAVARLSGTVGVAAVTAGPGVTNTVTAVKNAQMAESPVLLIGGAAATLQKGRGALQDIDQLCLFKPLCKFCASVRTVRDIVPTLRRAIAAAQSGTPGPVFVEFPINVLYPYHLVEKELGFKETPRGPLGGVFNWYLCNHLRNLYAGAWETRDFSPLPVQVPQATAEQVQQCVELVSRAKKPVMLLGSQVTLPPTPVEKLREALEALGIPCFLGGMARGMLGRDSPLHIRQNRREVLKEADLVILAGTVCDFRLSYGRVLSRRSTIIAVNRDRALMLRNSDIFWKPRMAIQGDAGSFLLSLSQGLKSYSPPQDWATSLKDGDQRKEKANREKSEEPTEQHLNPLKLLHHVDNLLPENSLLVADGGDFVGSAAYIVRPCGPLRWLDPGAFGTLGVGGGFALGAKLCRPDSEVWILYGDGALGYSIMEFDTFVRHKTPVIALVGNDACWSQISREQVPLLGSNVACGLAYVGESWTGVMGAACSAGALGASGSCAACPQAGSHCVLLPAGHPHRGRESGRFPELVQVLWVHGPALMPAPPTQARLPVGRELRTAPSFCGESPRAGGFPPSLPCHCSPLHSWKLQTPACLPSLPAACHSHLVCPLRPSSWNRLFLLSGLRGLSPPCPGPAVAGSSLANSQSPPCTDYHLVAEGLGGKGFLLCRQDETFMDNIILGAQEACRQGHPTLINALIGRTSFREGSISV is encoded by the exons ATGGATCCTGCTGCTGTctcacccagcagcagctgctccagtgcCTGGCTCCTTGTGCTCCTGGGGGCGCTGGGGACAGCTCTGCTTGGGGCAGCTCACAAACTGGGGCTGATCTACCAGCTTTGGCATAAG ACAGAGCCAAAGAGTACCCGGCACGGGGGAGAACTTGTTGCAGAGGTCCTGAAGGCCCATGGGGTGCGCTACTTGTTCACACTGGTAGGAGGCCACATCTCGCCCATCCTGGTGGCCAGCGAGAAGCTGGGCATCCGCGTGGTGGACACAAGACACGAGGCCACAGCTGTGTTTGCTGCCGACGCAGTCGCCAGGCTCTCAG GGACAGTCGGAGTCGCCGCAGTAACAGCGGGACCTGGGGTAACCAACACTGTGACAGCTGTAAAGAATGCCCAGATGGCCGAATCCCCGGTGCTGCTGATCGGCGGGGCAGCTGCTACACTGCAGAAG GGCCGGGGCGCTCTCCAGGACATTGACCAGCTGTGCCTCTTCAAGCCACTCTGCAAGTTCTGTGCGTCGGTGAGGACTGTGCGGGACATCGTCCCCACACTGAGAAGAGCCATTGCAGCAGCACAGTCCGGCACCCCAG GCCCTGTGTTTGTGGAGTTCCCGATCAATGTACTCTACCCATACCACTTGGTGGAGAAGGAGCTCGGCTTCAAAGAGACCCCTAGGGGGCCTCTAGGTGGAGTCTTCAACTG GTACCTATGCAACCACCTCAGGAACCTGTATGCAGGGGCCTGGGAGACAAGGGACTTCTCCCCCCTTCCCGTGCAGGTGCCACAGGCCACAGCAGAGCAG GTGCAGCAGTGTGTGGAGCTGGTCAGCCGTGCCAAGAAGCCTGTCATGCTCCTGGGCAGCCAGGTGACCCTGCCCCCAACGCCTGTGGAGAAGCTCAG GGAAGCCCTGGAGGCCCTCGGCATCCCTTGCTTCCTGGGTGGGATGGCCAGGggcatgctgggaagggacagccCACTACATATCCGTCAAAACCGCCGAGAGGTGCTGAAGGAGGCTGACCTGGTCATTCTGGCAG GCACGGTGTGTGATTTCCGTTTGTCCTATGGCCGCGTGCTGAGCCGGCGCAGCACAATCATTGCTGTCAACCGGGACCGTGCCCTGATGCTGCGCAATTCGGACATCTTCTGGAAGCCCCGCATGGCCATCCAAG GAGACGCTGGCTCCTTCCTCCTGAGCCTTTCCCAAGGCCTCAAGAGTTACTCACCACCTCAGGACTGGGCAACGAGTCTGAAGGATGGCGACCAAAGGAAGGAGAAAGCAAACCG AGAGAAGTCGGAAGAGCCCACGGAGCAGCACCTGAACCCACTCAAGCTCCTACACCATGTGGACAACTTGCTGCCCGAGAATAGCCTGCTGGTCGCAGATGGGGGTGACTTTGTGGGGAGCGCTGCCTACATTGTGCGGCCCTGTGGGCCCCTGCGCTGGCTGGATCCGG GAGCTTTCGGGACACTGGGTGTCGGGGGAGGATTTGCTCTCGGAGCCAAACTCTGCCGGCCGGATTCTGAG GTCTGGATCCTCTACGGAGACGGCGCCCTCGGCTACAGCATCATGGAGTTTGACACCTTCGTCCGTCACAAG ACGCCTGTCATTGCACTGGTGGGGAACGACGCCTGCTGGAGTCAGATCTCCCGTGAGCAGGTCCCCTTGCTGGGCAGTAACGTGGCCTGCGGCCTGGCCTATGTGGGTGAGTCTTGGACGGGAGTGATGGGAGCAGCATGCTCAGCAGGGGCCCTGGGTGCCTCCGGATCCTGTGCAGCCTGTCCCCAGGCAGGCAGCCATTGtgtgctgcttcctgcaggcCACCCCCATAGAGGGAGGGAAAGCGGGAGGTTCCCAGAATTGGTGCAGGTCCTATGGGTTCATGGCCCAGCACTGATGCCTGCTCCGCCCACCCAAGCCAGGCTCCCCGTGGGAAGGGAACTTCGAACAGCCCCTTCCTTCTGCGGTGAGTCCCCACGGGCTGGGGGATTCCCTCCCAGCCTTCCCTGCCACTGTTCTCCACTGCATTCCTGGAAGCTGCAGACCCCAGCATGCCTTccgtccctccctgctgcctgccaCTCACACCTGGTGTGCCCACTGCGGCCATCCTCCTGGAATCGGCTCTTCCTGCTTAGTGGCCTACGTGGGCTGTCACCACCGTGCCCAGGCCCTGCTGTAGCAGGCAGCAGCCTTGCTAACAGCCAGTCTCCTCCCTGCACAGATTACCACCTGGTGGCGGAAGGCTTAGGAGGGAAAGGTTTCCTACTCTGCCGCCAGGACGAGACCTTCATGGACAACATCATCCTGGGGGCGCAGGAGGCCTGCAGGCAGGGACACCCCACCCTGATCAACGCCCTGATCGGCAGAACCAGCTTCCGGGAGGGCTCCATCTCTGTGTAG
- the HACL2 gene encoding 2-hydroxyacyl-CoA lyase 2 isoform X2, translated as MDPAAVSPSSSCSSAWLLVLLGALGTALLGAAHKLGLIYQLWHKTEPKSTRHGGELVAEVLKAHGVRYLFTLVGGHISPILVASEKLGIRVVDTRHEATAVFAADAVARLSGTVGVAAVTAGPGVTNTVTAVKNAQMAESPVLLIGGAAATLQKGRGALQDIDQLCLFKPLCKFCASVRTVRDIVPTLRRAIAAAQSGTPGPVFVEFPINVLYPYHLVEKELGFKETPRGPLGGVFNWYLCNHLRNLYAGAWETRDFSPLPVQVPQATAEQVQQCVELVSRAKKPVMLLGSQVTLPPTPVEKLREALEALGIPCFLGGMARGMLGRDSPLHIRQNRREVLKEADLVILAGTVCDFRLSYGRVLSRRSTIIAVNRDRALMLRNSDIFWKPRMAIQGDAGSFLLSLSQGLKSYSPPQDWATSLKDGDQRKEKANREKSEEPTEQHLNPLKLLHHVDNLLPENSLLVADGGDFVGSAAYIVRPCGPLRWLDPGAFGTLGVGGGFALGAKLCRPDSEVWILYGDGALGYSIMEFDTFVRHKTPVIALVGNDACWSQISREQVPLLGSNVACGLAYVDYHLVAEGLGGKGFLLCRQDETFMDNIILGAQEACRQGHPTLINALIGRTSFREGSISV; from the exons ATGGATCCTGCTGCTGTctcacccagcagcagctgctccagtgcCTGGCTCCTTGTGCTCCTGGGGGCGCTGGGGACAGCTCTGCTTGGGGCAGCTCACAAACTGGGGCTGATCTACCAGCTTTGGCATAAG ACAGAGCCAAAGAGTACCCGGCACGGGGGAGAACTTGTTGCAGAGGTCCTGAAGGCCCATGGGGTGCGCTACTTGTTCACACTGGTAGGAGGCCACATCTCGCCCATCCTGGTGGCCAGCGAGAAGCTGGGCATCCGCGTGGTGGACACAAGACACGAGGCCACAGCTGTGTTTGCTGCCGACGCAGTCGCCAGGCTCTCAG GGACAGTCGGAGTCGCCGCAGTAACAGCGGGACCTGGGGTAACCAACACTGTGACAGCTGTAAAGAATGCCCAGATGGCCGAATCCCCGGTGCTGCTGATCGGCGGGGCAGCTGCTACACTGCAGAAG GGCCGGGGCGCTCTCCAGGACATTGACCAGCTGTGCCTCTTCAAGCCACTCTGCAAGTTCTGTGCGTCGGTGAGGACTGTGCGGGACATCGTCCCCACACTGAGAAGAGCCATTGCAGCAGCACAGTCCGGCACCCCAG GCCCTGTGTTTGTGGAGTTCCCGATCAATGTACTCTACCCATACCACTTGGTGGAGAAGGAGCTCGGCTTCAAAGAGACCCCTAGGGGGCCTCTAGGTGGAGTCTTCAACTG GTACCTATGCAACCACCTCAGGAACCTGTATGCAGGGGCCTGGGAGACAAGGGACTTCTCCCCCCTTCCCGTGCAGGTGCCACAGGCCACAGCAGAGCAG GTGCAGCAGTGTGTGGAGCTGGTCAGCCGTGCCAAGAAGCCTGTCATGCTCCTGGGCAGCCAGGTGACCCTGCCCCCAACGCCTGTGGAGAAGCTCAG GGAAGCCCTGGAGGCCCTCGGCATCCCTTGCTTCCTGGGTGGGATGGCCAGGggcatgctgggaagggacagccCACTACATATCCGTCAAAACCGCCGAGAGGTGCTGAAGGAGGCTGACCTGGTCATTCTGGCAG GCACGGTGTGTGATTTCCGTTTGTCCTATGGCCGCGTGCTGAGCCGGCGCAGCACAATCATTGCTGTCAACCGGGACCGTGCCCTGATGCTGCGCAATTCGGACATCTTCTGGAAGCCCCGCATGGCCATCCAAG GAGACGCTGGCTCCTTCCTCCTGAGCCTTTCCCAAGGCCTCAAGAGTTACTCACCACCTCAGGACTGGGCAACGAGTCTGAAGGATGGCGACCAAAGGAAGGAGAAAGCAAACCG AGAGAAGTCGGAAGAGCCCACGGAGCAGCACCTGAACCCACTCAAGCTCCTACACCATGTGGACAACTTGCTGCCCGAGAATAGCCTGCTGGTCGCAGATGGGGGTGACTTTGTGGGGAGCGCTGCCTACATTGTGCGGCCCTGTGGGCCCCTGCGCTGGCTGGATCCGG GAGCTTTCGGGACACTGGGTGTCGGGGGAGGATTTGCTCTCGGAGCCAAACTCTGCCGGCCGGATTCTGAG GTCTGGATCCTCTACGGAGACGGCGCCCTCGGCTACAGCATCATGGAGTTTGACACCTTCGTCCGTCACAAG ACGCCTGTCATTGCACTGGTGGGGAACGACGCCTGCTGGAGTCAGATCTCCCGTGAGCAGGTCCCCTTGCTGGGCAGTAACGTGGCCTGCGGCCTGGCCTATGTGG ATTACCACCTGGTGGCGGAAGGCTTAGGAGGGAAAGGTTTCCTACTCTGCCGCCAGGACGAGACCTTCATGGACAACATCATCCTGGGGGCGCAGGAGGCCTGCAGGCAGGGACACCCCACCCTGATCAACGCCCTGATCGGCAGAACCAGCTTCCGGGAGGGCTCCATCTCTGTGTAG